The Amycolatopsis sp. QT-25 genomic sequence ACCAGGTCGAAGCGTGATCGCTCGTGAAGTGGTCGACGGACATCCGAGTCCCCCTAAGTGGAATTTTCTCCACTTAGTCAACCGGAGAAAGCTCCACTTGTCCACCGGTTAGGCTCGTCAGGTGCTTCCCATCGCAGGGGCCGGAACTCCAGAGCGGGCGGACGCGGCTCGCAACCGGCAGAAGATCGTCCGCGCGGCGGCCAGACTCGTGGCGGCCAAAGGGATCGACGGACTCGCGTTGGACGAAGTCGCGGCGGAGGCGGGCGTCGGGATCGGGACCGTGTATCGGCGGTTCCCGGACAAGGGCGCGTTGGCGCAGGCGTTGCTCGACGAGAACGAGCGCGAGTTCCAGGAGGCGTTCATCAGCGGGCCTCCGCCGCTCGGGCCGGGGGCGCCGGCGGCCCAACGGCTCAAGGCGTTCCTGGAAGCGTACGTCGACAGGCTCGAGACGCATGGCGAGTTGCTCATGGTCGCGGAGACGGAGACGCCGATGGCGCGGTTCGTCACGGGCGCGTACCGGCTGCACCACAGTCATCTGGTCGCGCTGGTCAGCGAGATCGAGCCGGAAGCGGACGCTCATTTCAGGGCCGACGCGCTGCTCGCGCCACTGGCGGCGGCGCAGTACGTCCACCAGCGGCGGAGCATGACACCGAAGCAGATCAAAGCAGGGCTGAATGACCTGTACCAGCCCGGATCTCAGTGACAGGAGGGGTGGCATGGATCTCGCGGTGAAGTCCGAACTGGTCGAGCAGGTGTGCGCGTTCACCGAATGGCTGGGGGCGGGGCGCAAACTCACTCAGACCGGGCGGCTCACCTTGGCCGACGCCAGGGCGCTGGTGCCGTTGCTGGGCACCGGTGACGGGCTCGACCAGGCCATCGGCGACCGCGTGTACAAAACCAGGTCGAGCGAGGAGCTGCCCGACCTGACGCTCGTCGTGGAGTGCGCCAAGGTGACGCGGCTGGTGCGCAAGACCGGGCAACGGCTGGTGCCGGTGAAGAAGAACCAGGCACTCCTCGGGGACCCGCAGAAGCTGTGGCTCGCGCTGTTCACCGGGTTCGGCCGGCTGGGTCAGGCGTTCCTGCACACCGGATTCGGCGAGTCGCTGCTGCGCCCGGAGTTCGCCGATGGCAGCCGTGCGGCATTGGCCTTGTTGTACAACACCGACGGTGCCGTCGACATCGGGAACTTGTGCTCGATCGTCTGGGAGGTCGTCAGCGCGCCTTGGGTCTTGGACGATCTCACCGAACTCCAGCTTGAGACCTTGCGGCGCTCGAACGACCGCGACACCAAGCTGACGCTCGATGTCCTACGGCGATTGGGAGCGGTGGTCCTTCGGGACAAATCGGCTGAGCTGACCGAACTCGGCCGGTTCGGCATGCGGCGAATCTCGGGCGGGCCGGAAGCAGGTGACCGGATCTATCAGGTGAAGATCACCTTGCTGGAGATCGAAGGCAGCGCGGTGTGGTGACGGGTTTTGGTTCCGGCGGCCATCCCGCTCGACCGGTTGCACGCCGTCATCCAGGCCGCGATGGGCTGGGAGAACTACCACCTGCACTGCTTCCTCGACGGACAGACCTACTACGGCCAGGCCGAGCCTGAGCTGCAGTACCGCGACGAACGGAAAGTGCGGCTGGAAGACTTGGTGCAGCCGGGTGGCCGCCTTTTGTACAACTACGACTTCGGCGACAGCTGGGACCACGAGATCCTCATCGAGGAAGCCACGGCCGCCACGTCCGATGGGCGTTATCCGCGGTGTGTCGCGGGCCAGGCGGCGTGCCCGCCGGAAGACGTCGGCGGTACCGGGGGTTACGCCCGGCTGATCCAGATTCTCGGCGAGCCCGGACATCCGGAACATCCGGACGTACTCGGCTGGCTCGGCCTCGACGACCCTGGCCAATTCGATCCCGCGCATTTCGACCTCGACGAAGCCAACCAGCGCCTGGCCATCATGGCTTAGTGGATCTCCACCGGCCCAACGCGCAGGACGCCGTCATCCAGCGGCACGCACCGCTTCCCGCCGCGGCCCCGCAGCGCACGGAAAGTCCCCGCCGGATAGACGACGTCCATCCACGCGCACGGATTGGCGGGCCGGTGGACTTCGAAGCGCACCGGACCATCGCCCGAGTCCAAAGCAAGCACAGTGCCCCGCGGCACAGCGTCCACGTCGAAGCCCGACAGCACGATGTTCCGCCGGGCCAGCAGCGGATCGCCGGGCACCGACGCGGAGAACAGCGTCACCGCGGCCGAACGATGGGCGGGATGGTCGAAGTAGCGGTCCCCCACCAGCCCCAGTCCCGCGCGCACCACGACGTGGTCGCGCGAGACCGGTGCGGGATCAGGGCGCGCCCCCGAGGAAGGACGGCCCTCGTAAGCGTGCACGGAAGAGACGTGCAACGCGACGATCAGCGCTCGCCCAGTTGCCATTCCGGCCGCACGTAGTGGCAGGTGTAGCCGTTCGGGATGCGCTCCAGGTAGTCCTGGTGTTCGGGCTCGGCTTCCCAGAAGTCACCGGCCTGGGTCACCTCGGTGACGACCTTGCCCGGCCATTTGCCGGAGGCGTCGACGTCGGCGATGGTCTGTTCGGCGATCTGCTTCTGGGTGTCGTCGGTGTAGTAGATCGCCGACCGGTAGCTGGTGCCGATGTCGTTGCCCTGGCGGTTGCGGGTCGTCGGGTCGTGGATCTGGAAGAAGAACTCCAGGATCTGGCGGTACGACAGCCGCGCCGGGTCGAAGACGATCTCGATGCCTTCGGCATGCGAGCCGTGGTTGCGGTAGGTCGCGTTCGGCACGTCTCCGCCGGTGTAGCCGACCCTGGTGGAGACGACTCCGGGGTGCCGGCGGAACAGGTCC encodes the following:
- a CDS encoding TetR/AcrR family transcriptional regulator, producing MLPIAGAGTPERADAARNRQKIVRAAARLVAAKGIDGLALDEVAAEAGVGIGTVYRRFPDKGALAQALLDENEREFQEAFISGPPPLGPGAPAAQRLKAFLEAYVDRLETHGELLMVAETETPMARFVTGAYRLHHSHLVALVSEIEPEADAHFRADALLAPLAAAQYVHQRRSMTPKQIKAGLNDLYQPGSQ
- a CDS encoding plasmid pRiA4b ORF-3 family protein translates to MVPAAIPLDRLHAVIQAAMGWENYHLHCFLDGQTYYGQAEPELQYRDERKVRLEDLVQPGGRLLYNYDFGDSWDHEILIEEATAATSDGRYPRCVAGQAACPPEDVGGTGGYARLIQILGEPGHPEHPDVLGWLGLDDPGQFDPAHFDLDEANQRLAIMA
- a CDS encoding molybdenum cofactor biosysynthesis protein yields the protein MATGRALIVALHVSSVHAYEGRPSSGARPDPAPVSRDHVVVRAGLGLVGDRYFDHPAHRSAAVTLFSASVPGDPLLARRNIVLSGFDVDAVPRGTVLALDSGDGPVRFEVHRPANPCAWMDVVYPAGTFRALRGRGGKRCVPLDDGVLRVGPVEIH
- the msrA gene encoding peptide-methionine (S)-S-oxide reductase MsrA, producing MTEKAVLAGGCFWGMQDLFRRHPGVVSTRVGYTGGDVPNATYRNHGSHAEGIEIVFDPARLSYRQILEFFFQIHDPTTRNRQGNDIGTSYRSAIYYTDDTQKQIAEQTIADVDASGKWPGKVVTEVTQAGDFWEAEPEHQDYLERIPNGYTCHYVRPEWQLGER